The genome window GACCGGGTTGGCCAGCGCGGTGTCGGAGGCGCTCACGCGTTGTCCTCGCGCTTGGGCGCCGCCGCTCGCGGCTTGAACATCTGCAGCATGCGTTCCGTCACCGTGTAGCCGCCGAAGACGTTGAGCGAGGCGAGCACGACCAGGATGAAGCCCAGGATCGCGTTGTACGGCGTGTCGACCACGCCGGCGACCAGGATCGCGCCGACCAGCACGATGCCGTGGATGGCGTTGGTCGCCGACATCAGCGGCGTGTGCAAGGTCGTCGGGACCTTCGAGATGACTTCGAGTCCGAGGAACACGGCCAAGATGAAGATCGTGAGCTCGGTGAGCAGATGTGCGGTCACGTCGTCTCCGATTCGCGGTGCGGGGTCAGGTGGCGGCGAGGGCCGCGCGGGTCGGCTCGTGGACGATCTCGCCGTCGCGCACGATCGTCGCGCCGCGCGCGATCTCGTCGTCCGGGTCGAGCGTGAGCTTGCCGTCGCGCACGAGATAGGTGATCAGCGCCTGGACGTTGCGCGCGTAGAGCTGGCTGGCGTGGGTCGGCACCGTCGCCGGCAGGTTGACGGCGCCGATGATGCTCACGCCGTTCGGGCTGACGACCGTTTTGCCGGCCACGGTCAGCTCGGAGTTCCCGCCCGTCTCGGCGGCCAGGTCGACGATGACGCTGCCCGCCTCCATCGCGGCGATCGCCTCGGCCGTCACCAGCACCGGCGCCTTGCGCCCGGGGACCGCGGCCGTCGTGACGACCACGTCCGACGCGCCGATCGCCTTGACCATCGCGGCGCGCTGGATCGCGATCTCCTCGGCGGTGAGCTCGCGCGCGTACCCGCCTTGCCCGGTCGCTTCGACGCCCGCGATCTCGAGAAACTTCGCGCCCAGCGACTGCACTTGTTCCTTGACGGCCGCGCGCGCGTCGTAGCCGGTGACCTGCGCGCCCAGCCGGCGCGCGGTGCCGATCGCTTGCAATCCGGCGACGCCCGCGCCGATGATCAGCGCGCGCGCCGGCTTCACCGTGCCGGCCGCGGTGGTGAGCATCGGGAAATACTTCGGCAGGGCGGCGGCGGCGAGCAGCACGGCCTTGTAGCCGGCGATCGAGGCTTGCGAGGAGAGCGCGTCCATCGCTTGCGCCAGCGTCGTGCGCGGGATCAGCTCCATCGCGATCGCCGAGAGCCCGTGGTCGGCGTACCGCTCGACCGAACGCGGATCGCCGAGCGGCGAGAGGAAGCCGATCAGCGTCGCGCCGCGCGGGATCAGGTCGACCTCGGCATCGCTCGGCTTGGCGACGCGAGTGACGATCTCGGCGCCGTGGTAGAGCTCGTCGCCGTCGACGACCTGCGCGCCGGCCGCCGCGTACGCCGCGTCGCTGTAGAACGCGTCGTTGCCGGCGCCGCGCTCGACCGCGACCGTGTGGCCGTCCTTGACGAACTTCGCGACGATCTCCGGGACGAGCGCGACGCGTCGTTCGCCGGGTGCGCGTTCGGTGGGGACGGCGATCCTCATGAGCCGACTGTTATCGCAGTTCGAGCCTCGGGTCCCTCCGTGGCGGGAAGCCGGCGCCGCCGTGGGCGCCAGCGCAGGATCGGGCGCTCGAAGCCGTAGGTCACGGCGGTGGACACGGCCAGCGCGACCGGAATCGCGATCAGCGGGAAGGTCAGCATCCAGCGATGATCGGTGTGCGGGTCGCCGGCGTACGGCGGGATGCGCCACGTCTGCAGCTCGCGCGCGATCGGCACGTGCCACAGGTAGAGGTTGTACGAGATCGCCGCCAGGTACAGCAGCAGCGGGTTTGCCAGCGCGTACTGCGCGCGCCGGAACGCGAACAGCGAGCCGACGGCGGTCAGGAAGCAGGCCACCGCGATCGCCGAGCGCCAGCGCACGACCCACAGCTGCGGCCACTCGGGATCGAAGCGGTGCAGGTAGCAGTCGCGCGACAACGCGACGTAGAGCACGACGCCGGCCAACGCCATCAGGGTGAAGAGCCACCGGCGCGCCGCCGCTTGCGGGCGCAACGCGGTCGAGACGTACGCGAACGCGCCGAACATCCCGGCGGCGAAGAAATCGAGGTAGCCGGGCAACTGCGCCAGCTTCTGCTCGAGGTAGTAGTGATCGCCGTGGTAGCTCCACAGCCGCCAGGCGTTCGCGATCGCGAACATGACCAGCACGGTCGCCCGCGGCCAGCGCAAGAACGCGAAGCAGAACAGCGGGAAGAGCAGGTAGAACTGCACTTCGACGCCCAGCGACCACATCACGCCGTCGATCGACGAGTTGTACGCCGGGAACCAATCGTGGACGAACAGCAAGTGGATGCCGACGTCCTTCGCTCCGGCCGGCAGGTTCGGATAGGTCTGGAAGCCGATCGCGATCAGCACCGCGATGACCAGCACGTACGACGGCACGATCTTGAGCAGCCGGCGCGTGTAGAAGTGCCGCCAGGTCGGCGGCGGCGCGCCGACCGCGTGCGCCTCGACGAACGGCAGCGCGATCACGAAGCCCGAGATGAAGAAGAACAGCGCGACGCCCAGGTAGCCGGTCTCGGCCAGCCACTGCGGCGCGTCGTGCACCACGGGCAGGACGAGCGACTGCCAGCTGATCTGCCAGTAGTGAAACCAGACGACCAGCAGGATCGCGATCCCACGCAGGCCGTCGATCGTCGCGATGCGGCCGCCCCGCGCCAGACCCATGGCCGGTCCTTGGCGGGCCCCGGGCCGGGGCCCTCGCGCGGGCGGCCGGGCTGGTGTCAGAAGGTCGCGATCAAGCGCGGCTCGGGGAGCGGCGTCGTGTACGAGAGGAAGCCGTCGGCGATGAACTCGCGCTGCATGTCGAGCGCGGTTTCACGGTCGGGGCGCAGGTCGGAACGCACCTCGTAGCGCGGCGATTTCGCGATCATCTCGGGCGGCTGTTGCGTGTACTTCGCGCACGCCGCCAGGCTCGCGGGCGCGTACCAGCCCGCACCGGCCAGCTCGCCGGCGGCTCGCCGCAGCGCGCCCAACACGGCGCGCGCACGGCCGCTGTCGTGCAGCAGCGCGGGCCCGAAGAAGATCCCCGAGGCGGCGATTCCGGGCGGCGGCGAGGCCAGGATGCTGGCCTCTTTGCGCGTCACGAACAGCTCGGTGAACGGCGCCGAGGTGAAGACGGCGTCGATGGCCTTGCGTTGCAGCGCGACTTCTTGATCCGGCGTCGCGACGTTGACGGCCTCGATCTCGGAGAGCCGCATCCCCGCACCGCGCAGGATGCGTGCGACGTAATAGGCGGACGCGGCGCCGTTGCCGCCGATCCAGCCGATCTTCTTCCCGCGCAAGGCGGTGAGCGAGCGCAGTCCGCCGTCCCACAGGTCTTGGCGCACTTCGAGCGCCGAGGGCCGGCCCTTCGCCGGCTGATAGGCGGTCGAGGCGACGTACTTGACCTCCAGACCGCGTTGCACGGCGTTGAAGAACGCGGCCGAGAGCGCGCCGGCGGCGAGGTCGAGCTGGCTCTGTGAGACCAGCGCCATCGCATCCTGACCGGCGACGATCGGGGTGAGCGTCGGGTTGAAGCCGGCGTCGTGCAGATAGCCGCGCTCCGCGGCGAGGAAGACGGGCGCGAAGAGCGTGGAGGGCACGTAGCCGATCGTCAACGGCGTCGCCTCGGCGCGCGCGACGACGGGCACGCCCACGGCCAGCGCGCCGGCCGCGACGCCGCTCACGAAGCGGCGTCGCGTCACGGCGGCACTCAGTGCGCCGCTCCCACGGGGGCGGTGATGCTCAGCGTGTTGCGCAGGATGCCGATCTTCTCGATCTCGACCTCCATCACGTCGCCGTCCTTCATGAACTCGGGCGGCGTGCGCGCGAAGCCGACGCCTTCCGGCGTGCCGGTCGCGATGATGTCGCCCGGCTCGAGGGTGAGCCCCGCCGAGAGGTACTCGATGATCTTCGGGATCTTGAAGATCATGGACGACGTGTTGGCGTGCTGTTTGACGACGCCGTTGAGGCGCAGCGTCACCTCGAGGTTCTGCGCGTCGCCGATCTCGTCGGGGGTGACGATCCACGGCCCGAGCGGACAGGTGTCGTCGAGCGTCTTGCCTTTGAACCACTGCGTCGACGCGCGCTGCAGGTCGCGCGCGGTGACGTCGTTGAGGCACGTGTAGCCGAAGATCACGTCCAGCGCGTCGGCTTGCGCGACGTCCTTGCACGGCTTGCCGATGACGATCGCCAGCTCGGCCTCCCAGTCGTACTTCTGCGAGACGGTCGAGCTCAGGCGCAGCACCTGGTCCGGATCGGCGATGGCCGTCGGCGCCTTGGTGAAGATGTCGGGGACGGGCGGGAGCTTGAGCTCCTCGCCGCGCGCGCGGGCGCCTTCCTCGGCGTGCGCGAGGTAGTTGCGGCCGATGCAAAAGACGTTCTTGTGGGGGTGGAGCGGCGCGTGCAGCGTGGCATCGGCGAGCGGGACCGCCGGCCCGGTCACGCCGAGCGCGGCGGCGCGCTGCTCGGGACCCAGGCGCACCAGGGCGTCGAGCGACTCGACCGAGACCAGCGGCCGGATCGAGTCGCCCTCGAGGATGCCCGGCCGCGGGCCGGACGAGGGGGTGCTGAAGGAGACGAGACGCACAGCAGGGACCTCCGACTACGGATTGCGAAATTCGTCTTGCGATGCGGAAGCGGACAGCCCCTCCGCCACCACGGTCACCGTGGCCCTGCCCCCGCGGCGGCGGCGAAGCGGCGCAGCGTGCTCGCCGTCGTCCCACCGGGGGCCAGATCGAGCTCGCCGGGCCAGCCGACGACCGTGACCGCGCCTGCCATGGTGCCGTCGTGACCGAACAGGGGGAGCGCCATCGCGCACACGCCGACCAGGAACGACTCGACCGCGGTTGCGACGCCGTTGGCGCGCACCTCCTCCTGGAGCGCCGCGATCGCGCCGGCCTCGCCGGGGGTCTCGGCCAGGGCGACCGCCTCGGCCGCCCGCGAGTAGGCCAGGAAGATGCGCCCGGTCGCCGTCGTGCGCAGCGGATAGGTCGTCCCGACCCGCACGGCCAGCGTCACCGGTCGGCGGCTCAGCTCGATCCGCGCCACGGCCGGTCCGGCGTCGGTCCACAGGGCCAGCGAGACGGTGCGGTCGAGCTCGTCGCGCAGGGCGCCCAGCCGCTCGCCGGCCGCGCGAATGACGTCGAAGCGCTCGATAGCGGCCAAGCCCAGGTGTACCGCCAGCGGCCCCAGATCGTAGGCGGCGCTGCGCTCGCTCTGCACGACCAACCCCGCTTGCACGAAGCTCACCAAGTACCGGTGCGCCTTCGCCGAAGACATCCCGGCCGCGCGCGCGAGCGCGCCCAGCGGTACGGGTCCGTCGGCGTCGGCCAGCGCGCGCAGCAGCGCGGCACCCACCTCGACCGACTGCACCCCCGCTCGTCGGCGCGGCTGTTCGGGAACACTCGACACCCAGGCCCGCTTCCGCTCGCGCTCGCTTCATCCCGCAGGAGCACACCATGATCGCCACCGATTCGCTCGACCAACTCTTCACCGATGCGGCCGGTCAGGACGCGCAGCCGCTGTGGACCCAGATGGAATCCATGGTGCCGCCGTTCCCCGAACCGAAGGCGGTCCCGCACCTGTGGCGCTACGCCGAGATGCGGCCGCTGCTCGAACGCTCGGGCCGGCTGGTCGGCACCAAGGACGCCGAACGCCGCGTCTTCATGCTCGTCAACCCGGCGCTGAAAGCGCCGCAGACGACCGACACGCTGTACGCGGGCTTGCAGCTGATCCTGCCGGGTGAGATCGCGCGCGCGCACCGCCACGTCGCGTTCGCGCTGCGCTTCATCATCGAAGGCGACGGTGCGTTCACCGCGGTCGGCGGCGAGAAGGTCACCATGGCGCGCGGCGACGTCATCCTCACGCCGCAGTGGGATTTCCACGACCACGGTCACGAGGGCAAGACGCCGATGATCTGGCTCGACGGCCTCGACCTGCCGGTCTACCAGTTCTTCCCGGCCAACTTCGCGCAGCCGTACTCATCCGAGCAGTATCCGTCCACGCCCGCGGCGGGCGACTCGCACCTCAAGTACCCGTGGGCGGAGATGCAGGCCGTGCTCGACGAGCAGCCGGGGCCGTTCGGGTACGCCGAGTACCGCCACCGCGATCGCGGCGGCGCCATCTCGAGCGTCATCGGCGCGGCCGCGGAACGTCTGTCGGGCAAGACCAGCTCTCCGCTCCGCCGTGAGACGGCCGGCGTCGTGTATCACGTCTACGAGGGGCACGGCACGACCAAGGTCGGCGAGACGACGCTGCGCTGGGAGCGCGGCGACACGTTCTGCGTCCCGGCCTGGACGCGGTACCAGCACACGCCGGCCACCGACGCGTACCTGTTCCGCTTCGACGACGCACCGGTGCTGCGCGCGATCGGCGCCTATCGCAGCGAGCAAGAGGCGCCGTGAACGCGGAGATCGCGCTGCCGTATCCCGACGCGGACCTGCGCACGCATCCGCCGCGCAGTCCGCGCGCGGAACTGGGCGGATTGCTGTTTCTCCCGCGCACGATCGACAAGGTGCGGGCGAAGCTGCAAGGGACGCTGGGCTACTACAAGGTCGCGCCCGGGATCTCGGGTTACCTGTTCGAGTGGCTCGGCATCACCGAGGACGAGTTCACCGCCGCCGTGCGCGACGCGTCGAGCGACGAGGAGGTGCTGGCCTGGCTGGTCGCTCGCGTCGACGTGACGCGTTTCACGGAGATCAACGAACGGCTGCGGGTGCGCGCGATCCGCGACGACGAGCACTTCGCGCAGGTGCTCCCGCGCTATCCGGTCCTCAACGAGTACCCGCAGCTGCGCAATTGGTTCGAGATCTTCGAGGTCGACGACCGGTGGACGTTCGACCCCGCCAACGCCGACAAGGTCAAGACGACCGCACCGAGTTAGCGGCGTCGGCGCGGTCCGCCGTGAGCCGAAGTAACGCGCGCAGCGCTTCGGCGCGCCACGGCGCGACGCGGCCGTGCTCGTCGAGATCGAGCACGGTCAGCCACGCGTCCCGCGTCCGCTCGACGTCGCTGCGCTTGCCGGCCGCGCGTGCGGCGAGCACCTGCGCCGGCGGACACGGCGCCTGCGTCGCCGGTTCGCCCTCGTCGTAGGCGACCGCGTCGCCGAGCGAGATCTGCCACTGCGCGCGCGCCCCGGCGACGTCGCCGGCGCGGTAGAGTCGTACGCTCAGCGGCAGGCGGGCATAGCCGTCGACGCGCGCCGGCGGCATCGCCTCGCCGGCGGCGATGGCGGCGCGAAACTCGCGCATCGCGTCGAACTCCTCGGCGTGCGCGTCGAGATACCAGGCGCGCGCGACGTGGAAGCGCAGCGAGGTCTTGCCGCCCAGCGCGCGGGTCGCGTCGGCGCTCGCGGCCGGATCGGCGGCGGGGCGTTCCGGCGGCGCCGCCGGCTCGGCGACGCAGCCCAGCGCGGCCACGATCGCGAGCAGCGCGGCGACGCGCAGCGGCGTCACGTCGGTCGCCGGGTGAGGTGCCAGAAGCCGCAGTAGCGGCACTCGTAGGAGTACAGCACGTTGCCCATGCCGTTCATCAGCGCGTGGGCGTGCGCGTCCGCCTCGCTCGCATACTGCTGCTTCGAGGTGCACGAGCGTTCGAGATCGGCGTCGATGCGCGCGTCGGTGCGGGCGCGGTCCTTGAGGTACC of Candidatus Sulfotelmatobacter sp. contains these proteins:
- a CDS encoding NAD(P) transhydrogenase subunit alpha — encoded protein: MTAHLLTELTIFILAVFLGLEVISKVPTTLHTPLMSATNAIHGIVLVGAILVAGVVDTPYNAILGFILVVLASLNVFGGYTVTERMLQMFKPRAAAPKREDNA
- a CDS encoding Re/Si-specific NAD(P)(+) transhydrogenase subunit alpha encodes the protein MRIAVPTERAPGERRVALVPEIVAKFVKDGHTVAVERGAGNDAFYSDAAYAAAGAQVVDGDELYHGAEIVTRVAKPSDAEVDLIPRGATLIGFLSPLGDPRSVERYADHGLSAIAMELIPRTTLAQAMDALSSQASIAGYKAVLLAAAALPKYFPMLTTAAGTVKPARALIIGAGVAGLQAIGTARRLGAQVTGYDARAAVKEQVQSLGAKFLEIAGVEATGQGGYARELTAEEIAIQRAAMVKAIGASDVVVTTAAVPGRKAPVLVTAEAIAAMEAGSVIVDLAAETGGNSELTVAGKTVVSPNGVSIIGAVNLPATVPTHASQLYARNVQALITYLVRDGKLTLDPDDEIARGATIVRDGEIVHEPTRAALAAT
- a CDS encoding acyltransferase, coding for MGLARGGRIATIDGLRGIAILLVVWFHYWQISWQSLVLPVVHDAPQWLAETGYLGVALFFFISGFVIALPFVEAHAVGAPPPTWRHFYTRRLLKIVPSYVLVIAVLIAIGFQTYPNLPAGAKDVGIHLLFVHDWFPAYNSSIDGVMWSLGVEVQFYLLFPLFCFAFLRWPRATVLVMFAIANAWRLWSYHGDHYYLEQKLAQLPGYLDFFAAGMFGAFAYVSTALRPQAAARRWLFTLMALAGVVLYVALSRDCYLHRFDPEWPQLWVVRWRSAIAVACFLTAVGSLFAFRRAQYALANPLLLYLAAISYNLYLWHVPIARELQTWRIPPYAGDPHTDHRWMLTFPLIAIPVALAVSTAVTYGFERPILRWRPRRRRLPATEGPEARTAITVGS
- a CDS encoding ABC transporter substrate-binding protein codes for the protein MTRRRFVSGVAAGALAVGVPVVARAEATPLTIGYVPSTLFAPVFLAAERGYLHDAGFNPTLTPIVAGQDAMALVSQSQLDLAAGALSAAFFNAVQRGLEVKYVASTAYQPAKGRPSALEVRQDLWDGGLRSLTALRGKKIGWIGGNGAASAYYVARILRGAGMRLSEIEAVNVATPDQEVALQRKAIDAVFTSAPFTELFVTRKEASILASPPPGIAASGIFFGPALLHDSGRARAVLGALRRAAGELAGAGWYAPASLAACAKYTQQPPEMIAKSPRYEVRSDLRPDRETALDMQREFIADGFLSYTTPLPEPRLIATF
- a CDS encoding fumarylacetoacetate hydrolase family protein; this translates as MRLVSFSTPSSGPRPGILEGDSIRPLVSVESLDALVRLGPEQRAAALGVTGPAVPLADATLHAPLHPHKNVFCIGRNYLAHAEEGARARGEELKLPPVPDIFTKAPTAIADPDQVLRLSSTVSQKYDWEAELAIVIGKPCKDVAQADALDVIFGYTCLNDVTARDLQRASTQWFKGKTLDDTCPLGPWIVTPDEIGDAQNLEVTLRLNGVVKQHANTSSMIFKIPKIIEYLSAGLTLEPGDIIATGTPEGVGFARTPPEFMKDGDVMEVEIEKIGILRNTLSITAPVGAAH
- a CDS encoding helix-turn-helix domain-containing protein, with translation MQSVEVGAALLRALADADGPVPLGALARAAGMSSAKAHRYLVSFVQAGLVVQSERSAAYDLGPLAVHLGLAAIERFDVIRAAGERLGALRDELDRTVSLALWTDAGPAVARIELSRRPVTLAVRVGTTYPLRTTATGRIFLAYSRAAEAVALAETPGEAGAIAALQEEVRANGVATAVESFLVGVCAMALPLFGHDGTMAGAVTVVGWPGELDLAPGGTTASTLRRFAAAAGAGPR
- a CDS encoding cupin domain-containing protein, with amino-acid sequence MIATDSLDQLFTDAAGQDAQPLWTQMESMVPPFPEPKAVPHLWRYAEMRPLLERSGRLVGTKDAERRVFMLVNPALKAPQTTDTLYAGLQLILPGEIARAHRHVAFALRFIIEGDGAFTAVGGEKVTMARGDVILTPQWDFHDHGHEGKTPMIWLDGLDLPVYQFFPANFAQPYSSEQYPSTPAAGDSHLKYPWAEMQAVLDEQPGPFGYAEYRHRDRGGAISSVIGAAAERLSGKTSSPLRRETAGVVYHVYEGHGTTKVGETTLRWERGDTFCVPAWTRYQHTPATDAYLFRFDDAPVLRAIGAYRSEQEAP
- a CDS encoding DUF5069 domain-containing protein, with the translated sequence MNAEIALPYPDADLRTHPPRSPRAELGGLLFLPRTIDKVRAKLQGTLGYYKVAPGISGYLFEWLGITEDEFTAAVRDASSDEEVLAWLVARVDVTRFTEINERLRVRAIRDDEHFAQVLPRYPVLNEYPQLRNWFEIFEVDDRWTFDPANADKVKTTAPS